A DNA window from Piliocolobus tephrosceles isolate RC106 chromosome 9, ASM277652v3, whole genome shotgun sequence contains the following coding sequences:
- the FRAT2 gene encoding GSK-3-binding protein FRAT2: MPCRREEEEEAGEEAEGEEEEEDSFLLLQQSVTLGSSGEVDRLVAQIGETLQLDAAQDSPASPCAPPGAPLRAPGSLVAAVRADKTRPPAVPLLLPPASAETVDPAPPGALRCALGDRGRVRGRAAPYCVAELAAGPSALPGPCRRGWLRDAVTSRRLQQRRWTQAGARAGDDDPHRLLQQLVLSGNLIKEAVRRLQRAVAAVAATGPASAPGPGGGCSGPDPIALQPSGSLL, from the coding sequence ATGCCGTGccggagggaggaggaagaggaagccgGCGAGGAGGCggagggggaggaagaagaggaggacaGCTTCCTCCTGCTGCAGCAGTCGGTGACGCTGGGCAGCTCGGGCGAGGTGGACCGGTTGGTGGCCCAGATCGGCGAGACGCTGCAACTGGACGCGGCGCAGGACAGCCCGGCCTCGCCGTGCGCGCCCCCGGGGGCGCCGCTGCGGGCCCCGGGGTCCCTGGTTGCGGCGGTGCGGGCGGACAAGACCCGGCCCCCGGCGGTACCGCTGCTGCTGCCGCCTGCGTCGGCTGAAACCGTGGACCCGGCGCCCCCTGGGGCCCTGCGCTGCGCCCTGGGGGACCGCGGCCGCGTGCGGGGACGCGCCGCTCCCTACTGCGTGGCCGAGCTCGCCGCAGGCCCCAGCGCGCTGCCGGGGCCGTGCCGGCGAGGATGGCTCAGGGACGCGGTCACCTCCCGCCGCCTGCAGCAGCGACGATGGACCCAAGCCGGGGCACGCGCCGGCGACGACGACCCGCATCGGCTCCTGCAGCAGCTGGTGCTTTCGGGAAACCTCATCAAAGAAGCCGTGCGGCGGCTCCAACGAGCCGTCGCCGCGGTTGCAGCCACGGGCCCCGCAAGCGCCCCTGGGCCGGGGGGAGGCTGCAGCGGACCGGACCCCATTGCCCTGCAGCCCTCAGGCTCCTTGCTCTGA
- the FRAT1 gene encoding proto-oncogene FRAT1: MPCRREEEEEAGEEAEGEEEEEDSFLLLQQSVALGSSGEVDRLVAQIGETLQLDAAQDSPASPCAPPGAPLRAPGPLAAAVPADKARPSAVPLLLLRASAETVGPAPPGVLRCALGDRGRVRGRAAPYCVAELATGPSALSPLPPQANFDGPPDAGKQGVRQPLSGPCRRGWLRGAAASRRLQQRRGSQPETRTGDDDPHRLLQQLVLSGNLIKEAVRRLHSRRLQLRAKLPQRPLLGPLSAPVHEPPSPRSPRAACSDPGASGRAQLRTGDGVLVPGS, encoded by the coding sequence ATGCCGTGccggagggaggaggaagaggaagccgGCGAGGAGgcggagggggaggaagaggaggaggacagCTTCCTCCTGCTGCAGCAGTCGGTGGCGCTGGGCAGCTCGGGCGAGGTGGACCGGCTGGTGGCCCAGATCGGCGAGACGCTGCAGCTGGACGCGGCGCAGGACAGCCCGGCCTCGCCGTGCGCGCCCCCGGGGGCGCCGCTGCGGGCCCCGGGGCCCCTGGCTGCGGCGGTGCCGGCGGACAAGGCCAGGCCCTCGGCggtgccgctgctgctgctgcgcgCGTCGGCTGAGACTGTGGGCCCGGCGCCCCCTGGGGTCCTGCGCTGCGCCCTGGGGGACCGCGGCCGCGTGCGGGGCCGCGCTGCGCCCTACTGCGTGGCGGAGCTCGCCACAGGCCCCAGCGCGCTGTCCCCACTGCCCCCTCAGGCCAACTTTGATGGGCCTCCGGATGCTGGCAAGCAGGGCGTCCGGCAGCCGCTGTCGGGTCCGTGCCGGCGAGGATGGCTCCGGGGCGCCGCCGCCTCCCGCCGCCTGCAGCAGCGACGCGGGTCCCAACCAGAAACCCGCACAGGCGACGACGACCCGCACCGGCTCCTGCAGCAGCTAGTGCTCTCTGGAAACCTCATCAAGGAAGCCGTGCGAAGGCTTCATTCGCGACGGCTGCAGTTACGTGCAAAGCTTCCCCAACGCCCGCTCCTGGGACCTCTGTCGGCCCCGGTGCATGAACCCCCTTCACCTCGCAGCCCTCGCGCGGCCTGCAGTGACCCTGGCGCCTCCGGGAGGGCGCAGCTCAGAACTGGCGACGGCGTTCTTGTCCCTGGCAGCTAA